The following proteins are encoded in a genomic region of Aminivibrio pyruvatiphilus:
- a CDS encoding anaerobic ribonucleoside-triphosphate reductase activating protein encodes MEPQRRGIAMETVSIGGYIPTGFLDYPGAAAAVIFLKGCPFRCPFCHNPGLVLPGTGGESFEPDEIIGDLERRKNFLDGVCITGGEPSIQEGLVPFLGELRSLDLKVKLDTNGARPDVLEEVLGRGLAEYVAMDIKAPREKYSLASGWDGDLSLVEKSISLLLRSKIPFEFRTTLVPGIHGLEDAPGIGDLVRGAPLYVLQRFRPGLTLDPAFAETPPLPVWFAEAFRERVLLFADEVRIRG; translated from the coding sequence ATGGAGCCGCAAAGGAGGGGAATCGCCATGGAAACAGTCTCCATCGGAGGGTATATCCCGACCGGCTTTCTTGACTACCCCGGGGCGGCGGCCGCAGTTATCTTCCTGAAAGGCTGCCCCTTCCGCTGCCCTTTCTGCCACAACCCCGGGCTGGTCCTGCCGGGAACGGGAGGTGAGTCCTTCGAACCAGATGAAATTATCGGGGACCTGGAGAGGCGGAAGAACTTCCTCGACGGTGTCTGCATCACCGGCGGCGAGCCGTCAATCCAGGAGGGACTCGTTCCCTTCCTCGGGGAGCTGCGTTCCCTCGACCTGAAGGTCAAGCTTGACACGAACGGAGCCCGGCCTGACGTGCTGGAGGAGGTGCTGGGCCGGGGCCTGGCAGAATACGTGGCCATGGACATAAAGGCCCCCCGGGAGAAATATTCCCTTGCCTCCGGCTGGGACGGAGATCTTTCCCTGGTGGAAAAAAGCATCTCCCTCCTGCTCCGGTCGAAAATCCCCTTCGAGTTCCGGACCACCCTGGTGCCGGGCATCCACGGGCTGGAGGACGCCCCGGGAATCGGAGACCTGGTCCGGGGTGCCCCCCTCTACGTACTGCAGCGCTTCCGCCCGGGGCTCACCCTCGATCCGGCCTTCGCGGAAACGCCTCCCCTGCCGGTGTGGTTTGCGGAAGCCTTCAGGGAAAGGGTCCTCCT
- a CDS encoding DUF1576 domain-containing protein, protein MKSSGKIGFEKALVGEGGKVAFLFSFGIALCLFGLSRDSFQDILSGLWRILIEPDYLISDYMDVGGMGAAFVNSGLLTVLFTSILVFLRVHIRGISIAAVFTVAGFSFFGKNLLNVWFIVGGVWLYARSQKEPFLKFIYIAFFGTALAPLVSQLMFGFHFPPYLRIFLGSAAGLSAGFLLPPLAAAFLSVHHGYNLYNVGFTAGMVGTLYVSVFRSHGFITASRIIWSTGHNGLLFPVCAAFFLFLAAAGLLLGGGKSPGALRSLWRHSGRLLADFVDMFDFPATLINMGLTGLAATAYLYFSGGDFNGPTLGGLLTIAGFSAMGKTPLNITPILLGVMLGSVTKDWSLTDPPIQLAALFGTTLAPIAGEFGWIAGVLAGYVHSSVVLNVGVLHAGFNLYNNGFAGGIVAAILVPLIEAFRGREKR, encoded by the coding sequence ATGAAGTCCTCAGGGAAGATCGGGTTTGAAAAGGCCCTTGTGGGTGAGGGCGGAAAAGTCGCATTCCTCTTTTCCTTCGGAATCGCACTCTGCCTTTTCGGCCTTTCCAGGGACTCCTTCCAGGATATCCTGTCAGGCCTGTGGCGGATTCTCATCGAGCCGGACTATCTCATTTCGGACTACATGGACGTGGGAGGCATGGGAGCGGCCTTCGTGAACAGCGGGCTGCTCACCGTGCTGTTTACGTCCATTCTCGTTTTCCTTCGTGTCCATATCAGGGGCATATCCATAGCCGCCGTCTTTACCGTGGCAGGATTCTCCTTCTTCGGTAAAAATCTGCTGAACGTCTGGTTCATCGTTGGCGGAGTCTGGCTTTACGCCAGAAGCCAGAAAGAACCCTTCCTGAAATTCATCTACATCGCCTTCTTCGGCACAGCCCTGGCTCCGCTGGTAAGCCAGCTCATGTTCGGCTTCCATTTTCCTCCCTACCTCAGAATCTTTCTCGGCTCGGCTGCGGGGCTTTCCGCGGGCTTCCTGCTTCCTCCCCTGGCCGCCGCCTTCCTCTCGGTCCACCACGGCTACAATCTCTACAACGTGGGATTCACCGCCGGAATGGTGGGGACTCTCTACGTTTCCGTCTTCCGTTCCCACGGATTCATCACGGCGAGCAGGATAATCTGGTCCACAGGACACAATGGGCTGCTGTTCCCCGTCTGCGCCGCCTTTTTCCTTTTCCTCGCCGCGGCGGGACTGCTGCTGGGAGGGGGCAAATCGCCCGGCGCACTGCGGTCTCTGTGGAGACATTCCGGCCGCCTCCTGGCGGACTTCGTGGACATGTTCGACTTTCCCGCCACGCTTATAAACATGGGGCTGACGGGCCTGGCGGCAACCGCCTACCTCTACTTCAGCGGCGGAGACTTTAACGGGCCGACCCTGGGGGGGCTTCTGACCATCGCCGGGTTCAGCGCCATGGGAAAGACTCCCCTCAACATCACGCCCATCCTGCTCGGCGTCATGCTGGGCAGCGTCACGAAAGACTGGAGCCTGACCGATCCGCCGATCCAGCTCGCCGCACTTTTCGGAACCACCCTGGCCCCCATAGCGGGGGAGTTCGGCTGGATTGCCGGCGTTCTGGCGGGGTACGTCCATTCTTCGGTGGTGCTGAACGTCGGGGTGCTCCACGCCGGCTTCAACCTGTACAACAACGGCTTCGCCGGGGGCATAGTGGCCGCCATCCTGGTCCCCCTCATCGAGGCCTTCCGAGGGAGGGAGAAGAGATGA
- a CDS encoding DUF917 family protein, producing MAKTELTRELLEAAVLGASILGGGGGGTVEEALEVGETALKFGPLHLVDPEDLEAWGTIVTCSTVTCPHRKDPFISPRARVRSIELLLESGAPRPSGLIPNECGSTGIVNGWIEGAILGIPLVDAPCNGRAHPTPEMGSMGLHLVEGYVSSQSFAGGNPAKGAYIEGILRGAVDTVSNMIRQDACVVGGILAVARNPVSVAFVRENGAPGAVKQAIRIGKAMKGAAEKGPEAVIAAAAEMLSATVIRCGEVEAVDRFTAGGIDTGTVFLGGHEVTFWKEYMTLEKDGERLATFPDLITILDGDTGRVIPSDCLQPGMNAVLFTASRRELVLGGGMRSAGLFEPAERILGKPILPFLAI from the coding sequence ATGGCAAAGACGGAACTCACGCGGGAACTGCTCGAAGCCGCCGTGCTCGGGGCGTCCATCCTCGGCGGAGGGGGAGGGGGCACGGTTGAGGAAGCTCTTGAAGTGGGGGAGACGGCGCTCAAGTTCGGTCCCCTGCACCTGGTTGATCCGGAAGACCTGGAAGCATGGGGAACCATCGTCACCTGTTCCACGGTCACGTGCCCTCACCGGAAGGATCCTTTCATCTCCCCCAGGGCGAGGGTGCGTTCCATAGAGCTTCTGCTGGAGAGCGGCGCCCCCCGGCCATCCGGGCTGATTCCCAACGAGTGCGGCAGCACGGGCATCGTGAACGGCTGGATCGAGGGAGCCATCCTCGGAATCCCCCTGGTGGACGCCCCGTGCAACGGCCGGGCCCACCCCACGCCGGAAATGGGTTCCATGGGGCTCCATCTCGTGGAAGGATACGTGTCCTCCCAGTCCTTCGCCGGCGGAAACCCGGCGAAGGGAGCCTACATCGAGGGCATCCTTCGGGGAGCCGTGGATACGGTGTCCAACATGATCCGCCAGGACGCCTGCGTGGTGGGCGGCATCCTGGCGGTGGCGAGGAACCCTGTGAGCGTCGCCTTCGTCAGGGAGAACGGTGCCCCCGGGGCGGTGAAGCAGGCGATCCGCATCGGGAAGGCCATGAAAGGGGCGGCAGAAAAGGGGCCTGAGGCTGTCATCGCGGCGGCGGCGGAGATGCTGTCCGCCACGGTTATCCGGTGCGGGGAGGTGGAGGCGGTGGACCGGTTCACCGCCGGAGGCATAGATACGGGGACGGTCTTTCTGGGCGGACATGAAGTAACCTTCTGGAAGGAATACATGACCCTCGAAAAGGACGGGGAGCGCCTTGCCACCTTCCCCGATCTCATCACCATCCTCGACGGAGACACCGGGAGGGTCATTCCCAGCGACTGTCTCCAGCCCGGGATGAACGCCGTCCTGTTCACCGCGTCCCGGAGGGAGCTGGTTCTCGGGGGAGGAATGCGCTCCGCCGGACTCTTCGAGCCTGCGGAGAGAATCCTCGGGAAACCCATTCTCCCCTTCCTCGCCATCTGA
- a CDS encoding phosphoenolpyruvate carboxykinase (ATP), with product MSTLEFYKDPGSFSSIKSQARTTIETAFFGNNVVPVANLREAYDLARTSPGTVELTGMPVYRPEGQGLPSGSNVLLMNDGAVVGRCAAARKIVGEPGVNMGELAPLLREAVYGSRFRTFYSAEAYIGLEKDFMVKAHLLAPKNHENLVYNWMLNFQYLNKTYMDMYRESRSLPDGDIFMFADPDWTSPEYPFGLAFFDPVHNCAAVLGMRYFGELKKGTLTLAWGTAVRNGFASCHGGLKRYNLKSGRSFVSAVFGLSGSGKSTLTHARHGGRYDITVLHDDAFIINVKEKYAIALEPSYFDKVQDYPMGCEDNKFIISLQNCGVTRGEDGLLYPVTEDLRNGNGRAIKSKLWSPVRVDRIDEPINAVFWLMKDQSLPPVLRLRGPDLAAVMGATLATKRTTAERLAPGIDPNALVIECYANPFRTYPLALDYERFRTLFVDGVDCYILNTGDFMGKKVTPSDTLGILEAIIEEKARFVPFGPFSDMETMELERFPVDFSDEKYRREFFARFRDRLAFVKSRETEKGGMDRLPPEAEAALRKALDEMGYPVQE from the coding sequence ATGTCAACTCTGGAGTTCTATAAGGATCCCGGTAGCTTCTCTTCCATCAAGTCCCAGGCGCGAACCACCATTGAAACCGCCTTTTTCGGAAACAACGTGGTCCCGGTCGCAAATCTCCGGGAAGCCTACGATCTTGCCCGGACAAGCCCCGGAACCGTGGAGCTCACGGGAATGCCGGTGTACCGTCCCGAGGGGCAGGGACTGCCCTCCGGAAGCAACGTCCTGCTGATGAACGACGGCGCCGTGGTGGGTCGGTGCGCCGCCGCACGGAAAATCGTCGGCGAGCCGGGAGTGAACATGGGAGAGCTTGCTCCCCTTCTCCGGGAGGCGGTGTACGGAAGCCGGTTCCGCACCTTCTATTCCGCCGAGGCCTATATCGGCCTCGAAAAGGATTTCATGGTCAAGGCCCATCTCCTTGCGCCGAAGAACCACGAAAACCTGGTGTACAACTGGATGCTGAACTTCCAGTACCTGAACAAAACCTACATGGACATGTACAGGGAATCCCGGTCTCTTCCCGACGGCGACATCTTCATGTTTGCCGACCCCGACTGGACGTCCCCCGAGTATCCTTTCGGGCTCGCCTTTTTCGACCCTGTCCACAACTGCGCCGCCGTCCTGGGCATGCGCTATTTCGGAGAGCTGAAGAAGGGAACCCTCACCCTCGCCTGGGGAACCGCCGTACGGAACGGCTTCGCGTCCTGCCACGGGGGACTGAAGCGGTACAACCTGAAGAGCGGCCGGTCCTTCGTGTCCGCCGTGTTCGGACTGTCGGGATCGGGGAAATCAACCCTCACCCACGCCCGCCACGGCGGCAGGTACGACATCACCGTCCTCCACGACGACGCCTTCATCATCAACGTGAAGGAGAAGTACGCCATCGCCCTGGAGCCTTCCTATTTCGACAAGGTGCAGGACTATCCCATGGGGTGCGAGGACAACAAGTTCATTATCTCCCTGCAGAACTGCGGCGTGACCAGGGGAGAGGACGGGCTGCTCTACCCGGTGACGGAGGACCTGCGGAACGGAAACGGCCGGGCCATCAAGTCGAAGCTCTGGTCGCCGGTCCGGGTGGACCGCATCGACGAGCCCATCAACGCCGTGTTCTGGCTCATGAAGGACCAGTCCCTGCCGCCTGTTCTTCGTCTCAGGGGGCCCGACCTCGCCGCCGTGATGGGGGCCACCCTCGCCACGAAACGGACCACCGCGGAGCGGCTTGCTCCCGGCATAGACCCCAATGCGCTCGTGATCGAGTGCTACGCCAATCCCTTCCGGACCTACCCCCTCGCCCTGGATTACGAACGGTTCAGGACCCTCTTCGTGGACGGGGTGGACTGCTATATCCTCAACACGGGGGATTTCATGGGGAAGAAGGTCACTCCGTCCGACACCCTGGGGATTCTCGAGGCCATCATCGAGGAGAAGGCCCGCTTCGTGCCCTTCGGTCCCTTCAGCGACATGGAGACCATGGAGCTCGAGCGGTTCCCCGTGGATTTTTCGGACGAGAAGTACCGGAGGGAGTTCTTCGCCCGGTTCCGGGACAGGCTGGCTTTCGTGAAGTCAAGGGAGACCGAGAAGGGCGGCATGGACAGGCTTCCTCCGGAAGCGGAGGCGGCGCTGCGGAAGGCCCTGGACGAGATGGGCTACCCGGTGCAGGAGTAA
- a CDS encoding 2-oxoacid:acceptor oxidoreductase subunit alpha: MGLEDRVLTGVHFMQGNYAAVEGAIAAGCDFFAGYPITPANEVSEGMARRLPAVGGVFFQGEDELCSIYAISAASLAGAKAMTATASAGYDYMQEGIEYAVAVEAPIVVVDVMRCRGENFATQSDIMQVRWAAAGDHEMIVLAPSTVQETFDFTVRAFNLAEEYRTPVIVVSEMSLALMRERLDIPEASAIPVVNRKRTAKSPADYLPFHADSEYGVPDFAELGTGYRVIHSINPHDERGDIEWEPHAFERLYKRITGKVRENRTKISTVQRFGLDDADIALVAFGSEVRPAIDAMEMAREKGIKAGVMKLDAPWPFPEEAIRDLASNMGAVVTVEMNMGKYAGEIERAVCGKCRTARATKNLGTPHTPDEILSVIEEVRA, from the coding sequence ATGGGACTTGAAGACCGGGTTCTGACCGGCGTCCATTTCATGCAGGGAAACTATGCTGCAGTCGAAGGCGCCATTGCCGCGGGATGCGACTTTTTCGCCGGGTATCCCATCACCCCTGCGAACGAAGTCTCCGAGGGAATGGCCAGAAGGCTTCCCGCCGTTGGAGGCGTCTTTTTCCAGGGAGAGGACGAACTGTGTTCCATCTATGCCATATCCGCCGCTTCCCTCGCCGGGGCGAAGGCCATGACGGCCACCGCAAGCGCCGGATATGACTACATGCAGGAGGGCATCGAGTACGCCGTGGCCGTGGAGGCCCCCATCGTGGTGGTAGACGTGATGCGCTGCCGGGGCGAGAACTTCGCCACCCAGTCGGACATCATGCAGGTCCGGTGGGCCGCCGCAGGCGACCACGAGATGATCGTCCTCGCTCCGTCCACGGTGCAGGAGACCTTCGACTTCACCGTCCGGGCGTTCAATCTCGCCGAAGAGTACCGGACGCCTGTAATCGTGGTTTCCGAGATGTCCCTCGCCCTCATGAGGGAACGCCTGGATATTCCCGAAGCGTCCGCCATTCCAGTGGTGAACAGGAAACGGACCGCCAAGTCCCCTGCGGACTACCTTCCCTTCCATGCCGATTCCGAGTACGGCGTGCCCGATTTCGCCGAGCTCGGCACGGGCTACAGGGTGATCCACTCAATCAATCCCCACGACGAGAGGGGAGACATCGAGTGGGAACCCCACGCCTTCGAGCGTCTTTACAAGAGGATCACGGGCAAGGTCCGGGAGAACCGCACGAAGATTTCCACGGTCCAGCGGTTCGGCCTCGACGATGCCGATATCGCCCTGGTTGCCTTCGGCAGCGAGGTGCGCCCTGCCATCGACGCCATGGAGATGGCCCGGGAGAAAGGGATCAAGGCCGGCGTGATGAAGCTTGACGCCCCGTGGCCCTTCCCCGAGGAGGCGATCCGGGACCTGGCCTCCAACATGGGTGCCGTGGTCACCGTGGAGATGAACATGGGCAAGTATGCCGGAGAGATCGAGCGGGCGGTGTGCGGCAAGTGCCGTACCGCGAGGGCGACGAAGAACCTCGGTACGCCCCACACTCCGGACGAGATTCTTTCCGTCATCGAGGAGGTGCGGGCATGA
- a CDS encoding thiamine pyrophosphate-dependent enzyme — MSAPELHTNGNPLLKYMRQDKLPHFFCPGCGCGQVVSAFLRATESLGLDLGSMVGIGGVGCTARIPVYINMDCLHGVHGRTLAWATGIKLHKPDTKVVVFAGDGDALSIGGNHFIHAARRNLDVTFVVVNNFNFAMTGGQVAPMTPDGSVTMTTPYGSSEPPFDLCRLAAASGATYVARTLTSNPAQMTTFIKNALNHKGFSVVEILSQCPTHFGRYALGSGSPKGLVEWIKSHTVPASAAEKMSPEQTAGKYLVGEFVNVEKPVFRGSTVYTPSSCGCGGKEA, encoded by the coding sequence ATGAGCGCTCCCGAACTGCACACAAACGGCAATCCCCTGCTGAAATACATGAGGCAGGACAAACTGCCCCATTTCTTCTGCCCCGGCTGCGGCTGCGGGCAGGTTGTCAGCGCTTTTCTCCGGGCCACGGAGTCCCTCGGCCTCGACCTGGGCTCCATGGTGGGCATCGGCGGCGTGGGCTGCACCGCCAGGATTCCGGTGTACATCAACATGGACTGCCTCCACGGAGTCCACGGAAGAACCCTCGCCTGGGCGACGGGAATCAAGCTCCACAAGCCGGACACCAAGGTGGTGGTCTTCGCCGGAGACGGCGACGCCCTCTCCATCGGCGGAAACCATTTCATCCACGCCGCCCGGCGCAATCTCGACGTGACCTTCGTGGTGGTGAACAACTTCAACTTCGCCATGACGGGCGGCCAGGTGGCGCCCATGACTCCGGACGGATCGGTCACCATGACCACCCCCTACGGAAGCAGCGAGCCCCCCTTCGACCTGTGCAGGCTCGCGGCCGCCTCCGGTGCGACCTATGTGGCGCGGACCCTGACCTCCAATCCCGCCCAGATGACGACGTTTATCAAGAATGCCCTGAATCACAAGGGATTCTCCGTGGTGGAGATTCTCTCCCAGTGCCCCACCCATTTCGGCCGGTACGCCCTCGGAAGCGGAAGCCCCAAGGGGCTGGTCGAGTGGATCAAGAGCCACACCGTGCCCGCGTCCGCCGCTGAAAAAATGTCTCCCGAGCAGACGGCGGGGAAATACCTCGTTGGCGAGTTCGTGAACGTGGAGAAGCCGGTGTTTCGGGGAAGCACTGTGTATACCCCGTCGTCCTGCGGCTGCGGCGGGAAGGAGGCATAG
- a CDS encoding J domain-containing protein: MSLILKLLLKAAPLLLFLLVSRAVREMFRTQQGAGRAYDRPPEGDRQGAAGPRRAGRRDPYAVLGCPPSSSDGEIKKRYRELLGKYHPDKFIGQDLDADFVELASKKFQEIQEAYEAIRSRRGF; the protein is encoded by the coding sequence ATGTCCCTGATATTGAAGCTGCTGCTGAAGGCGGCGCCGTTGCTTCTTTTTCTTCTTGTTTCCCGGGCGGTGCGGGAGATGTTCCGGACGCAGCAGGGAGCCGGAAGAGCCTATGACCGCCCGCCCGAAGGAGACCGGCAGGGAGCGGCCGGACCCCGCAGGGCGGGGCGGAGGGATCCCTATGCTGTCCTGGGATGTCCTCCCTCGTCCTCGGACGGGGAGATAAAAAAGCGGTACCGGGAGCTGCTCGGGAAATATCACCCCGACAAATTCATCGGCCAGGATCTCGATGCCGACTTCGTGGAGCTCGCCTCGAAAAAATTCCAGGAGATCCAGGAAGCCTACGAGGCAATCCGGTCACGGAGAGGATTCTGA
- a CDS encoding MATE family efflux transporter, protein MAHSPDRTNVMGTDSIPRLMVRFSLPAIGGMLANALYNIVDRIFVGRTVGPAGIGAISVAFPFMLLVIAYGLLIGVGAGALVSISLGEKRRARAEKTMGNALVFLIGGSVVIAVLGGMYSAPVLELSGASPTMLPLSKEYLDIIVWGIPFSTLAFGLNYFIRAEGNPRYAMYTLFVGAFANIILDGILILGLGMGIRGAALATVASQVLSLGWAAAYYIRKWGTLRFRRKNLRPDRIIVGKILAIGAAPFLTELSFTFVMALFNRFLRTYGGDLAISAMGIFFSLDSLLFLPVLGLAEGVQPLIGYNYGARDYGRVISAVRSAMLLGLAFFAGSFLLIMTVPEPLIRIFNDNDPALLALAVRGLRIGYSGVLFASVSIIASHTFQAIGKPKKGIFLTLSRHFLFILVPLYFLPPLLGTDGVWLAIPLSDLGGGLLGAWFLKREFALMRRDQQIDEMSPPPGPAAPLSDSV, encoded by the coding sequence ATGGCACATTCACCAGACAGAACCAACGTCATGGGGACCGATTCCATTCCCCGCCTGATGGTCCGGTTTTCGCTGCCGGCCATCGGCGGGATGCTGGCCAACGCCCTGTACAACATCGTGGACCGCATCTTCGTGGGGCGCACCGTGGGCCCGGCGGGGATCGGCGCCATCAGCGTGGCCTTTCCCTTCATGCTGCTGGTCATCGCCTACGGCCTGCTCATAGGTGTGGGGGCGGGAGCCCTGGTGTCCATATCCCTCGGTGAGAAGCGCCGGGCACGGGCGGAAAAGACCATGGGAAACGCCCTCGTTTTCCTCATCGGCGGAAGCGTCGTCATTGCCGTCCTGGGGGGGATGTACAGCGCCCCGGTCCTGGAGCTTTCGGGCGCGAGCCCCACCATGCTGCCCCTATCAAAGGAATATCTCGACATCATCGTCTGGGGCATCCCTTTTTCGACCCTTGCCTTCGGGCTCAACTATTTCATCCGGGCGGAGGGGAATCCCCGCTATGCCATGTACACCCTCTTCGTCGGTGCCTTTGCCAATATCATCCTGGACGGGATCCTCATCCTGGGCCTCGGAATGGGCATCCGCGGGGCGGCGCTGGCCACGGTGGCCTCCCAGGTGCTTTCCCTCGGATGGGCTGCCGCCTATTATATCCGGAAATGGGGAACCCTCCGGTTCCGGAGGAAAAACCTCCGTCCCGACCGGATAATCGTCGGAAAAATACTGGCCATCGGCGCGGCGCCTTTTCTTACGGAGCTGAGCTTCACCTTCGTCATGGCGCTTTTCAACCGCTTTCTTCGCACCTATGGCGGCGACCTCGCCATATCCGCCATGGGGATCTTCTTCAGTCTCGACAGTCTGCTGTTCCTTCCTGTTCTCGGTCTGGCGGAGGGAGTGCAGCCCCTCATCGGGTACAACTACGGAGCGAGGGACTACGGCCGGGTGATCTCCGCCGTGCGGTCCGCCATGCTCCTGGGGCTCGCCTTTTTCGCGGGGAGCTTCCTGCTCATCATGACAGTGCCGGAACCGCTGATCCGCATCTTCAACGACAACGACCCGGCACTGCTGGCTTTGGCCGTCCGGGGGCTGCGGATCGGCTACAGCGGCGTCCTTTTCGCCTCGGTGAGCATCATCGCCTCTCATACCTTCCAGGCTATCGGGAAGCCGAAAAAGGGAATTTTTCTCACTCTCTCCCGGCATTTTCTCTTCATCCTCGTCCCACTGTACTTCCTTCCGCCTCTCCTTGGGACAGACGGGGTCTGGCTGGCCATTCCCCTCTCCGACCTGGGAGGAGGGCTCCTGGGAGCCTGGTTCCTGAAGCGGGAGTTCGCCCTCATGAGGCGGGACCAGCAGATTGACGAGATGTCGCCTCCTCCGGGGCCGGCAGCACCTCTTTCCGATTCTGTATAA